One stretch of Pradoshia sp. D12 DNA includes these proteins:
- a CDS encoding aldo/keto reductase yields MNREEIVISTKAGIIPGDIDIGLVPKKYLQKILLDTAIVEEADLHIVGNQRHVLAPSYYQFAIEQSRKHLGINTIDIHYIHNPELSMRVLSEEAFYKQLEVLFLFYEEQVSKGNIRYYGFATWNGLLCDPEEQGYISLEKVMKTLLKVVGVNHHFKFLQFPYNKIIHYAKTRRNQQVNQQFHTVLDAAKEFGLITVTSAPFNLGKLIDRDCTPNDHLLSILGEQNISSVMVGMKHLNHVINNLRLIQIKH; encoded by the coding sequence ATAAATCGCGAGGAAATAGTGATTTCTACAAAAGCCGGAATTATCCCAGGAGATATTGATATAGGGCTTGTACCTAAAAAGTATTTACAAAAAATACTCCTAGATACAGCAATAGTTGAAGAAGCCGATTTACATATTGTAGGAAATCAGCGACACGTTTTGGCTCCTTCCTATTACCAGTTCGCAATCGAACAAAGTAGGAAGCATCTCGGGATAAATACCATTGACATCCATTATATACATAATCCCGAACTCTCAATGAGGGTACTAAGTGAGGAAGCTTTTTATAAACAACTCGAAGTACTATTTTTATTTTATGAGGAACAAGTATCCAAGGGGAATATTCGTTATTACGGGTTTGCTACTTGGAATGGATTATTATGTGATCCTGAAGAGCAAGGTTATATTTCATTGGAGAAAGTCATGAAAACTCTACTAAAAGTTGTTGGCGTAAATCATCATTTCAAGTTTCTACAATTCCCCTATAACAAAATCATTCACTATGCGAAAACAAGACGAAATCAACAAGTAAATCAACAATTTCATACTGTTTTAGATGCCGCGAAGGAATTTGGGTTAATAACAGTGACTAGCGCTCCATTTAACTTGGGTAAATTAATAGATAGAGATTGTACTCCAAACGATCATTTACTATCAATTTTGGGAGAGCAAAACATTAGCTCAGTAATGGTGGGGATGAAACATCTCAACCATGTGATTAACAATCTCAGGTTAATACAGATAAAACATTAA
- a CDS encoding HAD family hydrolase — protein sequence MKDNIKEFVKTKDFLVCVDSDGCAMDTMGVKHEEAFGPRAVDVWELHHIKDRFLKVWNDINLYTRTRGINRFKGVVATFEALEKEGIEMPDITSFKKWAETTNELSNPSLERAIAETNDEQLKKALEWSHAVNRTIEEELAGNDKPVEGAKEGLAAANNVADVAIVSSANGAAVLDEWTRHELNVHVDVMLGQEAGTKAYCIEQLKKFGYENTRVLMIGDAPGDLSAAEVNDVLYYPILVGKEKFSWDRFQNEALAKFLDGSFAGEYQEQLIKEFNDNLK from the coding sequence ATGAAGGACAACATCAAAGAATTTGTTAAAACAAAAGACTTTTTAGTATGCGTTGATTCCGATGGTTGCGCAATGGATACGATGGGTGTAAAACACGAAGAAGCATTTGGACCGCGTGCAGTAGATGTATGGGAGCTTCATCACATTAAAGATCGTTTCCTAAAAGTATGGAATGATATCAACCTTTACACAAGAACAAGAGGAATCAACCGCTTTAAAGGGGTTGTCGCTACTTTCGAAGCTTTAGAAAAAGAAGGCATTGAAATGCCTGATATCACTTCTTTCAAAAAATGGGCTGAAACAACGAATGAACTTTCCAATCCATCACTTGAAAGAGCGATTGCTGAAACAAATGATGAGCAATTAAAGAAAGCTTTAGAGTGGAGCCATGCGGTTAATCGTACGATTGAGGAAGAACTGGCTGGAAATGATAAACCTGTTGAAGGTGCTAAAGAAGGCTTAGCAGCTGCTAATAATGTAGCAGATGTAGCGATTGTATCATCAGCAAATGGTGCAGCTGTACTTGATGAATGGACAAGACATGAACTAAACGTACATGTTGATGTCATGCTTGGACAAGAAGCTGGTACTAAAGCTTACTGCATAGAGCAATTGAAAAAATTCGGTTATGAAAACACTCGTGTATTGATGATCGGTGATGCTCCTGGAGATTTATCTGCTGCTGAGGTAAATGACGTTCTTTATTACCCAATTCTTGTTGGTAAAGAGAAATTCTCTTGGGATCGTTTTCAAAACGAAGCTTTGGCTAAATTCTTAGACGGCAGCTTTGCAGGAGAATACCAAGAACAATTGATTAAGGAATTCAACGATAACTTAAAATAA
- the uxuA gene encoding mannonate dehydratase has translation MEMSFRWYGKTDSIPLEYIRQIPGMKGIVTAIYDIPVGEAWPMDKIEELKKTVEDAGMHISVIESVPVHEDIKIGLPTRDKYIENYKTTLRNLGKAGIPVVCYNFMPIFDWTRTDLEYRLPDGSTALIFEEEVAKKMDPLTGELSLPGWDSSYKKEDLQQLFDHYKNVDHEKLWENLEYFIKEIIPVAEEAGVKMAIHPDDPPFDIFGLPRIITNKENLERFVNLYDSPYNGLTMCSGSLGSHPNNDFPEMLRYFGKKDRVNFVHARNVKLTGGMSFEESAHPSEYGSVDMYEVIKAMKDFNYEGPIRPDHGRMIWGETGKPGYGLYDRALGATYLIGLWEAVNKNNR, from the coding sequence ATGGAAATGTCATTCCGTTGGTATGGAAAAACTGATAGTATTCCTTTGGAATACATCCGTCAAATTCCAGGTATGAAAGGAATTGTAACAGCTATTTATGATATCCCGGTTGGTGAAGCTTGGCCGATGGATAAAATCGAAGAATTGAAAAAGACTGTAGAAGATGCTGGTATGCACATCTCTGTTATCGAGAGCGTACCGGTTCATGAAGATATCAAAATTGGTTTGCCAACTCGTGACAAATATATCGAGAACTACAAAACGACTTTACGTAACCTTGGTAAAGCTGGTATCCCAGTTGTGTGCTACAACTTCATGCCAATCTTTGACTGGACACGTACAGATTTAGAATACCGTCTTCCAGATGGTTCTACAGCTCTTATCTTCGAAGAAGAAGTAGCTAAGAAAATGGATCCACTAACAGGTGAACTTTCTTTACCAGGTTGGGATTCCAGCTATAAAAAAGAAGACCTGCAACAATTATTTGATCACTACAAAAATGTTGATCATGAAAAACTTTGGGAAAACCTTGAGTATTTCATTAAAGAAATTATTCCAGTTGCAGAAGAAGCTGGCGTAAAAATGGCAATCCACCCAGATGATCCGCCATTTGATATCTTTGGATTACCACGTATCATCACAAACAAAGAAAACCTAGAAAGATTCGTTAACCTATATGACAGCCCATATAACGGTTTAACAATGTGCAGCGGTTCACTTGGTTCTCACCCAAATAACGATTTCCCAGAAATGCTTCGTTACTTTGGTAAGAAAGACCGCGTAAACTTTGTACATGCCCGCAACGTTAAATTAACAGGCGGAATGTCATTCGAAGAAAGTGCTCACCCATCTGAGTATGGTTCTGTTGATATGTATGAAGTGATTAAAGCAATGAAAGACTTCAACTATGAAGGACCAATCCGTCCTGACCACGGTCGTATGATCTGGGGCGAAACTGGTAAGCCTGGTTACGGTTTATATGATCGTGCATTAGGTGCTACTTACCTAATTGGATTATGGGAAGCAGTAAATAAAAATAATCGCTAA
- the uxaC gene encoding glucuronate isomerase, protein MSSFIHENFILQNETAVKLYHEYAKNMPIYDYHCHLSPKDIAENRKFKNITELWLEGDHYKWRAMRAHGIPEKYVTGDADPKEKFEAWAKTVPYTVGNALYHWTHIELKNYFGIEELLNEQTWESIWNRCNELLQQDDFSVRELIKRSNVKVIGTTDDPTDDLMYHAQIAELPDFPVKVLPSFRPDKGLEINKATFVPFVETLEKVADKSLATYADYIAALLDRVQYFHEKGCRISDHGLSEVPFAEFDESELDGIYQSGRSGKAVSLEDENKFKTAIMIALAKAYTERGWAMQLHFGAIRNNNTKMFKRLGPDAGFDSISDQGEVAAPLNALLDALEIRDSLPRTIVYNLNPVYNELIGTTIQNFQTNEEGIAGKIQFGSGWWFNDTKPGMIRQMTALADQGLLSHFVGMLTDSRSFISYSRHEYFRRILCNLIGTWVESGEIPNDPALLQNLIENICFNNAKNYFNIDLQ, encoded by the coding sequence ATGAGTTCATTTATACATGAAAACTTTATATTGCAAAATGAAACAGCTGTGAAGTTGTATCATGAATACGCTAAGAATATGCCTATTTATGATTACCACTGCCATTTATCCCCAAAGGATATTGCAGAGAATCGTAAATTTAAAAATATAACTGAACTATGGCTCGAAGGTGACCATTATAAATGGAGAGCAATGAGAGCACATGGGATTCCTGAAAAGTATGTTACTGGTGATGCCGATCCGAAGGAGAAGTTTGAGGCTTGGGCTAAAACTGTTCCATATACAGTTGGAAACGCTTTGTATCACTGGACTCATATTGAGTTAAAAAACTACTTCGGTATTGAAGAATTATTAAACGAACAAACATGGGAAAGCATTTGGAACCGTTGTAATGAATTGTTGCAGCAAGATGATTTTTCTGTTCGCGAACTCATCAAACGCTCAAATGTAAAAGTAATTGGCACGACAGATGATCCGACGGATGATCTTATGTATCATGCGCAAATCGCTGAATTGCCTGATTTCCCAGTGAAGGTTCTTCCTTCATTCCGACCTGACAAAGGATTGGAAATCAATAAAGCTACATTCGTTCCATTCGTGGAGACTCTTGAAAAGGTTGCTGACAAATCATTAGCAACTTATGCGGATTATATTGCGGCTCTATTGGATCGAGTTCAATATTTCCACGAAAAAGGCTGCAGAATTTCTGACCATGGCCTATCAGAGGTTCCATTTGCTGAATTCGATGAAAGCGAATTAGATGGAATTTATCAATCTGGCCGTAGCGGTAAAGCTGTAAGCCTAGAGGATGAAAATAAATTCAAGACAGCCATCATGATTGCTCTTGCAAAGGCCTACACAGAAAGAGGCTGGGCAATGCAGCTTCACTTTGGTGCAATCCGCAATAACAACACAAAAATGTTCAAAAGATTAGGACCTGATGCAGGCTTTGACTCCATCAGTGATCAAGGCGAAGTAGCCGCACCATTAAATGCGCTGCTAGACGCGTTAGAAATCAGGGATTCCCTGCCTAGAACAATTGTGTATAATTTGAATCCTGTTTATAACGAACTGATTGGTACAACGATTCAAAACTTCCAAACAAACGAAGAAGGAATCGCGGGTAAAATCCAATTTGGTTCTGGTTGGTGGTTCAATGACACTAAACCAGGCATGATTCGCCAAATGACAGCTTTAGCTGATCAAGGATTATTAAGTCACTTTGTAGGGATGCTGACAGATTCACGTAGCTTTATCTCTTATAGCAGACATGAATACTTCCGCCGCATTCTATGTAACTTAATAGGTACTTGGGTAGAATCTGGCGAAATTCCAAATGATCCGGCATTGCTGCAAAACTTAATTGAAAACATCTGCTTTAATAACGCTAAGAACTATTTTAATATAGATCTTCAATAA
- a CDS encoding glycoside hydrolase family 3 protein — MIQKIAKNIPMPKVDLKAKPYNLSDEDIKWVKDTIAGMTTEEKIGQLFINLFFFGDDKFSGNTFTNKELLEKYHIGGARYMGATSDKVQALINELQKDSKIPLLVAANCDAGGNGAVNDGTYVASAAMCEASGDEQLSFDAGYVSGREAHAVGVNWNFDPCVDILKNWRNTIVNTRAYGTTAEPVIKHTNSYIKGLTESNVGVCIKHWPGDGTEERDQHLVMGVNELSVDEWEKSFGEVYRNHIENGVHSIMAGHIALPEYQKALVPELEDRDILPATLAPELINGLLKGKLGFNGLVLTDASHMLGMTAAMRREEYVPQSIAAGCDMFLFFNDIDEDYNFMLNGYKNGIITEERLQDALERILGFKATLGLHKAQKDGSIFRNEEDLKVIGCEDHIERAKQAADKGITLVKNTLDQLPIRPETHKRIRLYFLEGEKGGIYEGDDKTLNYIVKELESRGFEVTVNEGDTRVKGPTLKYREEVDAALVFANVIGYGAENNYRIRWKTAMANEIPWYVHEVPTVFVSLNFTTHLTDVPMVKCYINAYKDTEITIKAVIDKIMGESEFHGTPNENVWCNKWDTRL; from the coding sequence ATGATTCAAAAAATTGCTAAAAACATCCCAATGCCAAAGGTTGATCTAAAAGCAAAGCCATATAATCTATCTGATGAAGATATTAAATGGGTTAAAGATACAATCGCTGGAATGACTACAGAAGAGAAGATCGGTCAGTTATTTATTAACCTATTCTTCTTTGGTGATGATAAATTCAGCGGTAATACATTCACAAACAAAGAACTGCTTGAAAAATACCATATCGGCGGGGCTCGTTATATGGGGGCTACATCCGATAAAGTACAAGCACTTATCAACGAACTTCAAAAGGATTCCAAAATTCCATTACTAGTAGCAGCGAACTGTGATGCAGGCGGTAATGGTGCGGTAAACGATGGTACATATGTGGCCTCAGCTGCTATGTGTGAAGCTTCTGGTGATGAACAATTATCCTTTGATGCCGGTTATGTAAGTGGTCGTGAAGCGCATGCGGTTGGTGTTAACTGGAACTTCGACCCATGTGTGGATATCCTAAAAAACTGGAGAAATACAATCGTAAATACTCGTGCTTACGGTACAACTGCTGAACCGGTTATCAAGCACACAAATTCATACATTAAAGGGTTAACAGAAAGTAATGTTGGTGTTTGCATTAAGCACTGGCCTGGTGATGGAACAGAAGAACGCGACCAGCATTTAGTCATGGGCGTAAATGAATTATCTGTAGACGAATGGGAAAAATCCTTCGGTGAAGTATACCGTAATCATATTGAGAACGGTGTACACTCTATTATGGCCGGGCATATTGCTTTGCCAGAATATCAAAAAGCATTAGTACCTGAATTAGAAGACCGTGATATCTTGCCAGCTACGTTAGCGCCAGAATTAATTAATGGTCTCCTAAAAGGCAAATTAGGCTTCAACGGTCTAGTCTTGACTGATGCATCTCATATGCTTGGTATGACAGCAGCGATGAGACGTGAAGAATATGTACCGCAATCCATTGCAGCAGGCTGTGATATGTTCTTGTTCTTCAACGATATTGATGAAGACTACAACTTCATGTTAAATGGTTACAAAAATGGAATCATTACAGAAGAACGACTTCAAGATGCATTAGAAAGAATCCTGGGCTTTAAAGCGACACTAGGCTTGCACAAAGCGCAAAAAGACGGTTCCATCTTCCGCAATGAAGAAGACTTAAAAGTAATTGGCTGTGAAGATCATATCGAGCGTGCTAAACAAGCTGCAGATAAAGGAATTACGCTTGTTAAAAACACATTGGATCAATTGCCAATTCGCCCAGAAACACATAAACGTATTCGTCTGTATTTCTTAGAAGGAGAAAAAGGCGGCATTTATGAAGGCGATGACAAAACTCTTAACTATATTGTGAAAGAGCTTGAAAGCAGAGGCTTTGAAGTAACCGTTAACGAAGGTGACACTCGTGTTAAAGGCCCAACATTAAAATATCGTGAAGAAGTAGATGCAGCTCTTGTATTTGCCAATGTCATCGGTTATGGTGCAGAAAACAACTACCGTATCAGATGGAAAACGGCTATGGCAAACGAGATCCCTTGGTATGTACATGAAGTTCCAACCGTATTCGTATCATTGAACTTCACAACACACTTAACTGATGTGCCAATGGTAAAATGCTATATTAATGCATACAAAGATACTGAAATCACAATTAAAGCGGTTATTGACAAGATCATGGGTGAATCAGAATTCCATGGTACACCAAATGAAAACGTTTGGTGTAATAAGTGGGATACAAGACTGTAA
- a CDS encoding bifunctional 2-keto-4-hydroxyglutarate aldolase/2-keto-3-deoxy-6-phosphogluconate aldolase, protein MLPKFEVLNEMRKGYVVAVVRGKTKEEAVEIAKQAYAGGIRSLEITFTTPDAGDVIAELASMNDDNMIIGAGTVLDEATARLAIMKGARYIVSPHFDKNISLMCNRYCVPYLPGCGSVTEVMEAVTYGSDVIKMFPGSLLGKSFIKDVHGPLPHVQMMPSGGVSKDNLADWIEVGAFAVGIGSALTKNVKDGDYSSVQAVAREFMDHLATLQNK, encoded by the coding sequence ATGTTACCAAAATTTGAAGTATTAAATGAAATGCGCAAAGGCTATGTTGTAGCAGTTGTTCGCGGTAAGACAAAAGAAGAAGCTGTTGAAATTGCTAAACAAGCATATGCAGGCGGTATTCGTTCTTTAGAAATTACATTTACAACACCTGATGCAGGTGACGTTATTGCTGAACTTGCAAGCATGAATGATGACAACATGATCATTGGTGCTGGAACAGTATTAGATGAAGCTACAGCTCGTCTTGCTATTATGAAGGGTGCACGCTATATCGTGAGTCCACACTTTGATAAAAACATTTCATTAATGTGTAATCGTTATTGTGTTCCTTACTTACCAGGTTGCGGATCCGTAACTGAAGTAATGGAGGCTGTTACATACGGTTCTGATGTTATCAAAATGTTTCCTGGAAGCCTTCTTGGCAAATCCTTCATTAAGGATGTACACGGACCACTTCCACATGTTCAAATGATGCCTTCAGGCGGTGTTAGCAAGGATAACTTGGCTGACTGGATCGAAGTTGGTGCATTTGCAGTAGGTATCGGAAGTGCCTTAACGAAGAATGTGAAAGATGGAGATTACAGCTCTGTCCAAGCAGTTGCAAGAGAGTTTATGGACCATTTAGCAACACTTCAAAATAAATAA
- a CDS encoding HutP family protein, whose protein sequence is MIIQDHDFTMGKLTSLLVLLHNNEAGELIKKQLNMENCRYTVGSIGSIDLNKVISVIEASAETKGIINSDSYNERNTLYHTILEAVQGVGRGTIQVGDLLKKVDLTYGIVRGKNKKISTGNEWIGVCIYGRSDSEEKGIEQETLGLGFNHL, encoded by the coding sequence ATGATCATTCAGGATCACGATTTTACGATGGGCAAGTTAACTTCTTTATTGGTACTCTTACATAACAATGAAGCGGGAGAATTGATAAAGAAGCAGTTAAATATGGAGAATTGCCGGTATACCGTAGGAAGTATAGGATCTATCGACTTAAATAAAGTCATTTCTGTCATTGAAGCAAGTGCAGAAACAAAGGGAATTATTAATTCGGATTCATACAATGAACGAAATACGTTATATCATACCATTTTAGAGGCAGTACAAGGAGTCGGCAGAGGGACCATTCAAGTAGGTGACTTACTTAAAAAAGTTGATTTAACCTATGGCATAGTAAGAGGTAAAAATAAAAAAATAAGCACGGGCAATGAATGGATTGGTGTTTGCATTTATGGACGGTCTGATTCAGAGGAAAAAGGGATTGAACAGGAAACATTAGGACTTGGTTTTAATCATTTATAG
- a CDS encoding helix-turn-helix transcriptional regulator encodes MNRGFLLKQKAFLKLYLLEIASHPRDYGSMVLNDLREKFKPFGYSPTHTEIYKTYKELYKAGFVKKRTEILGDPQENVQEVFIYYLTDKGKEELEIYRKLMKKELERSIGILQVALEDHFGPVKKI; translated from the coding sequence ATGAACAGAGGATTCTTATTAAAACAAAAAGCATTTTTAAAGCTTTATCTACTGGAGATTGCTTCTCATCCAAGGGACTATGGTTCCATGGTGTTAAATGATTTAAGAGAAAAATTTAAACCATTTGGCTATTCGCCAACCCATACGGAAATTTATAAAACCTATAAAGAATTGTATAAAGCCGGATTCGTAAAAAAAAGAACCGAAATACTCGGCGATCCGCAAGAAAATGTTCAAGAAGTTTTTATTTATTATTTAACGGATAAAGGGAAAGAAGAATTAGAAATTTACCGAAAGTTAATGAAAAAAGAGCTGGAACGTTCAATCGGCATACTGCAGGTTGCTTTAGAGGATCATTTTGGTCCAGTTAAGAAAATATAA
- a CDS encoding NAD(P)H-dependent flavin oxidoreductase has protein sequence MKKESVKELVEQTALPIIVSPMFIISTPEMVLASCRAGVIGTFPTLNARTEEQLEEWFQEIKDGHVKLQNENTNKKVAPWGVNLIVHSTNHRYESDLALIKKYQPPIVITSLGKPVNEVEIVHEYGGLVFSDVISIKHAKKAAEAGVDGLILVCNGAGGHGGTLNPFAFIAEVKQFWDGIIILAGCISNGQEILAAKVLGADFVYMGTRFIASLEAVTKEGYKEMLIESNASDIIYTDTFSGVNANYLTPSIKKAGLDPANLPGKSEMNVVRKQNEAKAWKDIWSAGQGVGSIKDIQPIESIIKTLQQEYEKALDTLPSTTATKI, from the coding sequence ATGAAAAAAGAAAGTGTCAAAGAATTAGTGGAGCAAACAGCTTTACCGATTATTGTTTCACCAATGTTTATTATATCTACTCCTGAAATGGTACTGGCAAGTTGTAGGGCTGGAGTTATTGGTACTTTTCCAACATTAAATGCACGAACTGAGGAGCAATTGGAGGAATGGTTTCAAGAAATAAAGGATGGACATGTAAAGTTACAAAATGAAAATACAAACAAAAAAGTAGCACCCTGGGGAGTAAACTTAATTGTTCATTCGACTAATCATCGTTATGAAAGTGATTTAGCGTTAATAAAGAAATACCAACCACCTATCGTCATTACGTCGCTTGGAAAACCGGTTAATGAAGTTGAGATCGTCCATGAATATGGCGGGCTGGTATTTTCTGATGTTATAAGCATTAAGCATGCAAAAAAAGCAGCTGAGGCCGGAGTAGATGGGTTAATTCTCGTTTGCAATGGCGCGGGTGGTCATGGAGGTACATTAAATCCGTTTGCCTTTATAGCTGAAGTTAAACAATTTTGGGATGGAATCATTATTTTAGCAGGTTGTATATCAAACGGACAAGAAATTCTTGCGGCAAAAGTGCTTGGTGCTGATTTTGTTTATATGGGAACTCGGTTTATCGCTTCTTTGGAAGCGGTTACTAAAGAAGGGTATAAAGAAATGTTAATTGAATCGAATGCCAGCGATATTATTTATACGGATACCTTTAGTGGAGTGAATGCAAATTACCTCACACCAAGTATCAAAAAAGCTGGCTTGGATCCAGCTAACCTACCGGGGAAAAGCGAAATGAATGTAGTTCGTAAACAAAATGAAGCAAAAGCCTGGAAGGATATTTGGTCTGCAGGCCAAGGAGTGGGGTCGATTAAAGATATTCAACCAATAGAGTCTATTATTAAAACATTGCAACAGGAATATGAGAAAGCATTAGACACATTACCTTCAACAACAGCTACTAAGATATAA
- a CDS encoding thiolase family protein: protein MREAVIVEAVRTPVGKRKGVFSSVRPDDLLAGVLRKLTEKAGISSGLVEDVIIGCVSQVEEQAINIARSAVLMADFPIHVPATTIDRQCGSSQQAVHFAAQAILSGDMDIVIAGGVESMTRVPMGSNRLHAKPSDELSSRYELINQGLSAERIAEKWGFSRNQLDEFSIKSHQKAIRAQDEGRFEREIIPVEVVNDDRSKTIVTHDEGPRRESSMEKLATLPTVFKENGVIHAGNASQMSDGAAALLIMSKEKAIQLGLKPRFKIISRTVIGSDPTLMLTGPIEATKMVLKKGGLTINDMDLYEVNEAFAPVPLCWMEELGADPEKLNVNGGAIALGHPLGASGARVMITLMHELERIEGRYGLQAICEGAGMANATIIERIVE, encoded by the coding sequence ATGAGAGAAGCGGTTATTGTGGAAGCAGTCAGGACTCCAGTCGGGAAAAGAAAGGGGGTATTCAGTTCAGTTCGCCCTGATGATTTACTTGCAGGAGTTTTACGTAAACTTACCGAGAAAGCTGGTATTTCAAGTGGTTTGGTTGAAGATGTTATTATTGGCTGTGTTTCTCAGGTTGAAGAACAAGCCATAAACATTGCAAGATCAGCTGTACTGATGGCCGATTTCCCAATCCATGTACCTGCCACAACGATTGATCGTCAATGCGGCTCGAGTCAACAGGCAGTTCATTTTGCTGCACAGGCTATTTTAAGCGGTGATATGGATATTGTAATTGCAGGTGGAGTTGAAAGTATGACGCGCGTACCAATGGGTTCAAATAGATTACATGCAAAACCGAGTGATGAACTATCTTCGCGTTATGAATTAATTAACCAGGGATTGTCTGCAGAGAGAATAGCAGAAAAATGGGGGTTTAGCCGAAATCAACTAGATGAATTTTCAATTAAAAGTCATCAAAAGGCTATCCGAGCTCAGGACGAAGGACGTTTTGAACGAGAAATCATACCAGTAGAAGTAGTTAATGATGATAGGTCTAAAACTATAGTTACTCATGATGAAGGACCGCGTCGTGAATCTTCAATGGAGAAACTGGCCACTTTGCCCACCGTCTTTAAAGAAAACGGAGTCATTCATGCGGGTAACGCGAGTCAAATGAGTGATGGTGCTGCAGCACTTCTTATTATGTCAAAAGAGAAAGCGATCCAATTGGGATTAAAACCACGCTTTAAAATTATCTCCAGAACAGTAATAGGCTCTGACCCAACCTTAATGCTTACAGGTCCAATTGAGGCTACTAAAATGGTATTAAAAAAGGGCGGTTTGACCATTAATGATATGGATTTATACGAGGTAAATGAAGCATTCGCGCCTGTTCCTTTATGCTGGATGGAGGAGCTTGGAGCTGACCCAGAAAAATTAAATGTTAATGGAGGAGCTATTGCTCTTGGTCATCCGTTAGGAGCGAGTGGCGCTCGCGTCATGATCACATTAATGCATGAATTAGAACGGATAGAGGGTAGATATGGATTACAGGCCATTTGTGAGGGAGCAGGAATGGCGAATGCTACTATTATTGAAAGAATTGTAGAGTGA
- a CDS encoding SDR family oxidoreductase: protein MTTLPFKVDLTDKVAVVTGGAGILCGAFVDALAACGAKVAILDRALENAEKKAEEVRQKGGIAIGVEANVLDKESLKAAHAVVKEKLGLCDILINGAGGNHPLGTTTKEYLFPEDLNGQLKDTITFFDLDPEGVQFVFNLNFLGTLLPSQEFASDMVNRKGATIINVSSMNAYTPLTKIPAYSGAKAAVSNFTQWLAVHMSKVGIRVNAIAPGFFVTAQNEKLLKNEDGSYTERSEKILRNTPMDRFGEAEELVGTMLYLASHEASSFVNGVIIPVDGAFSAYSGV from the coding sequence ATGACTACTTTACCTTTTAAAGTTGATTTAACAGATAAAGTTGCGGTTGTTACAGGCGGCGCTGGAATCCTTTGCGGAGCATTTGTTGATGCTTTGGCTGCATGTGGAGCGAAAGTTGCCATTCTTGACCGCGCTTTAGAAAATGCTGAAAAGAAAGCTGAAGAAGTTCGCCAAAAAGGCGGAATTGCGATTGGTGTTGAAGCAAACGTATTAGACAAAGAAAGCCTAAAAGCTGCACACGCAGTTGTAAAAGAAAAATTAGGACTTTGCGATATCTTAATCAACGGTGCTGGTGGTAACCATCCACTTGGAACTACTACTAAAGAATATTTATTCCCAGAAGATTTGAATGGTCAATTGAAAGATACAATCACTTTCTTCGATTTAGATCCAGAAGGAGTTCAATTCGTATTCAACTTGAATTTCTTAGGTACTTTATTACCTTCTCAAGAATTTGCAAGTGATATGGTAAATCGTAAAGGTGCAACAATCATCAATGTATCTTCTATGAATGCATACACACCATTAACAAAAATTCCTGCTTACAGCGGTGCGAAAGCTGCAGTAAGTAACTTTACACAATGGTTAGCGGTTCACATGTCTAAAGTTGGAATCCGTGTTAATGCAATTGCTCCAGGATTCTTCGTTACAGCACAAAATGAAAAATTGTTGAAAAACGAAGATGGCTCTTACACTGAGCGTTCTGAGAAAATCCTTCGCAATACGCCGATGGATCGTTTTGGTGAAGCGGAAGAGCTTGTTGGAACAATGTTATACCTTGCAAGCCATGAAGCATCCAGCTTTGTTAATGGCGTAATCATCCCAGTTGATGGTGCGTTCTCTGCATATTCTGGTGTTTAA